In the Arachis ipaensis cultivar K30076 chromosome B10, Araip1.1, whole genome shotgun sequence genome, one interval contains:
- the LOC107622625 gene encoding proton pump-interactor BIP103 isoform X2: protein MTEEEVVNVRGGEISDSSDGDRHNIKVKYCNGDAAHENGSVAGDGDGAVVSGNGGGDSGASDLIVVVEDKVEGKALGESDVTVSEASPVAECECEEAVNKEEENDLEEKTEISNGTIPVGWGGQNDEGSVVVLEDNAKEVNETITCDHELAVQNGAKSEIRDGVDEVNGADANGIQQNGEIHGDEKKEPVTVVEVDRTDGNNGSHSELESVAVENCVVNKEVSVTMDVNEFADKDGESKSAEKAQLEAVDSGGGIEEGGGSVLEGTTESTSDAVSDEKAVAQEVTDREFTNVVNGDDQNGSAETEKDEIPIGIDGVHVSVDVKECAGEDAHTGSDVEKSEAEAVTDSNNVDKSVAGGDVQNGSAEQELSNGVHVEGGSGCEFEKPEEESGEELVDKVEDSSALNNSNISGHGIVVPEANANVMESEAEPSKIAMESDPEPSNLVVEREAEPSNAAVESEPEPSIIAVETEPSKIAVESEAEPEAEPSAEGVLCVEREAGNVGDEETKLTEEGSNTDAVDVQNMGSEVVKRPFYYLIRIPRYDDDENIKEQIKIAIQQVEEKTRIRDEIRSESQNKKATCKEYNQEFRAAITAERAARDTLKSKRQEMDLVQATMNRLNNAISVGDIDGKIRNMEHMIEHETLPLKEEKQLIRQIKQLKQNREELSSSMAKQDQSQKSLDDKENIEESSKKLQLLKKEIELLRSNVQKAEAATKAAKKKYEDECNILNEISTRFKFADDVRQEAYAKLQTLKKQFHLKSKYFWEYKNASKKGQDLAAEGKKEELQCFCMDQVERMMELWNKNDEFRRDYVRCNTRSTLRRLQTLDGRSLGPDEEPPVIPSFLPERVSKDNSSVSQSTLDQEKKPTPAESVNKKAESAPKAVEQKTEKSQTTKAKKAAKATPLEKSVAAIPRWADEPEDIPEEPVRTKEEEEQILKAEIARKEEEAAKLKEKRRLEEIEKAKEAMLRKQRNAEKAQQRAALKAQKEAEQKEKEREKRLRKKERRKAASTETAENTEQEPTPISETVTRSTEECVQSEKPVEVTRRSQYTRQSKAKSMPLPLRNRGKRRIQPWMWAVIAVLAVVALFFLGNNSSLRSWLQGSAY, encoded by the exons ATGACGGAGGAGGAGGTGGTGAACGTGCGCGGCGGCGAAATCTCCGATTCCAGCGACGGCGATCGGCACAATATCAAGGTTAAGTACTGCAATGGCGATGCTGCTCACGAGAACGGTAGTGTCGCTGGCGACGGCGACGGGGCCGTCGTCTCCGGGAATGGCGGCGGTGATTCCGGTGCCTCGGATCTCATCGTCGTGGTAGAGGACAAGGTGGAAGGAAAGGCTCTTGGTGAGTCTGATGTGACGGTTTCTGAGGCTTCTCCTGTAGCTGAATGCGAGTGCGAAGAAGCGGTTAATAAGGAGGAGGAGAATGATTTGGAAGAGAAAACGGAAATTAGTAATGGAACAATCCCTGTCGGTTGGGGCGGTCAAAATGACGAGGGATCTGTTGTCGTTTTGGAAGACAATGCGAAGGAGGTTAATGAGACAATAACTTGCGATCATGAATTGGCTGTTCAAAACGGTGCGAAGAGCGAGATTCGCGATGGCGTTGATGAAGTCAACGGTGCTGATGCGAATGGAATTCAGCAAAACGGTGAGATTCACGGCGACGAGAAAAAGGAACCTGTGACCGTTGTAGAAGTAGATCGTACTGATGGGAACAATGGTAGTCACAGCGAATTGGAAAGTGTGGCTGTTGAAAACTGTGTGGTGAATAAGGAAGTTTCAGTTACTATGGATGTGAATGAGTTTGCTGATAAAGATGGTGAAAGCAAATCAGCGGAGAAGGCGCAGCTGGAGGCTGTTGATTCAGGTGGTGGAATTGAGGAAGGTGGAGGGAGTGTGTTGGAAGGAACAACTGAATCTACCTCTGATGCTGTTTCAGATGAGAAGGCTGTTGCACAGGAAGTAACAGATCGTGAATTCACGAATGTCGTTAACGGAGATGATCAAAATGGTTCTGCAGAAACTGAGAAGGATGAGATTCCTATTGGCATTGATGGAGTGCATGTTTCTGTAGATGTGAAGGAATGTGCTGGTGAAGATGCTCACACCGGTTCGGATGTGGAGAAGTCTGAGGCTGAGGCTGTAACTGATTCAAATAATGTGGATAAGAGTGTTGCTGGAGGTGATGTTCAAAACGGTTCAGCTGAGCAGGAATTGAGCAATGGGGTTCATGTTGAAGGTGGGTCTGGCTGCGAATTTGAGAAGCCTGAGGAGGAATCAGGAGAAGAACTGGTTGACAAAGTAGAAGACTCATCGGCCTTGAACAATTCAAATATATCTGGACATGGTATTGTTGTGCCTGAGGCTAATGCCAATGTGATGGAGAGTGAAGCTGAACCTTCAAAGATTGCAATGGAGAGTGATCCTGAGCCTTCAAATCTTGTTGTTGAGAGAGAAGCCGAACCTTCAAATGCTGCAGTTGAGAGTGAACCTGAGCCTTCAATCATTGCAGTTGAGA CTGAGCCTTCAAAGATTGCCGTGGAGAGTGAAGCTGAACCTGAAGCTGAACCTTCAGCTGAAGGTGTACTTTGTGTCGAACGTGAAGCTGGCAATGTTGGAGATGAAGAGACAAAACTAACTGAAGAAGGATCTAATACTGATGCTGTGGATGTACAAAATATGGGATCAGAGGTAGTGAAAAGGCCATTTTACTATTTGATCAGGATACCAAGATACGATGATGATGAAAATATAAAAGAACAGATAAAGATTGCTATCCAACAAGTAGAAGAGAAGACTAGGATTCGGGATGAAATTCGATCCGAAAGCCAGAATAAAAAG GCCACATGTAAGGAGTACAATCAAGAATTTAGAGCTGCAATAACAGCAGAAAGGGCTGCTCGGGACACACTCAAATCCAAACGCCAAGAAATGGATTTGGTTCAAGCCACAATGAACAGATTAAACAATGCAATTTCTGTTGGGGATATAGATGGCAAG ATAAGAAACATGGAACACATGATTGAGCATGAAACACTCCCTCTAAAAGAGGAAAAGCAATTGATACGTCAGATCAAACAATTGAAGCAGAATCGGGAGGAGCTGTCTTCTAGTATGGCGAAGCAGGATCAATCACAGAAATCTCTAGACGACAAGGAAAATATTGAAGAGAGCTCAAAG AAATTACAACTTTTGAAGAAGGAAATAGAATTGCTTAGAAGTAATGTTCAGAAGGCAGAGGCAGCAACCAAAGCTGCAAAGAAGAAATATGAAGATGAATGCAACATATTGAATGAGATATCAACTCGGTTTAAGTTTGCTGATGACGTTCGCCAAGAAGCATATGCGAAATTACAGACTTTGAAGAAACAATTCCATTTGAAG AGCAAATACTTTTGGGAATACAAAAATGCTTCGAAGAAAGGGCAGGACCTAGCCGCAGAAGGGAAGAAAGAGGAACTGCAATGCTTCTGTATGGATCAG GTTGAGCGAATGATGGAGCTGTGGAACAAAAATGATGAGTTCAGAAGGGACTATGTACGGTGCAACACCAGGAGTACACTAAGGAGATTGCAAACCCTGGATGGCCGATCACTGGGTCCTGATGAAGAGCCACCAGTAATTCCGAGTTTCTTACCCGAAAGAGTATCCAAAGATAATTCTTCAGTCTCGCAATCAACTCTCGATCAAGAAAAGAAACCAACACCAGCAGAATCTGTTAATAAAAAGGCTGAATCAGCCCCAAAGGCAGTGGAACAAAAAACTGAAAAAAGTCAGACAACCAAAGCTAAAAAGGCTGCAAAAGCCACTCCTTTGGAGAAGTCAGTGGCTGCAATTCCTCGATGGGCAGATGAGCCTGAAGATATACCTGAAGAACCAGTGCGAACAAAGGAGGAAGAGGAGCAGATCTTAAAGGCCGAAATTGCAAGAAAGGAAGAGGAAGCAGCGAAGTTGAAGGAAAAGCGAAGGCTAGAGGAAATTGAGAAAGCTAAGGAGGCAATGCTTCGGAAACAGCGTAATGCTGAGAAAGCCCAACAAAGGGCTGCCTTAAAGGCACAAAAAGAAGCCGAACAGAAAGAAAAG GAAAGGGAGAAGAGATtaaggaagaaggaaagaagaaaggctGCTTCCACTGAAACAGCAGAAAACACAGAACAAGAACCTACTCCTATCTCTGAGACTGTAACAAGGAGTACGGAAGAATGTGTTCAGAGTGAAAAACCGGTTGAGGTAACAAGAAGATCACAATATACAAGGCAGAGCAAGGCAAAATCTATGCCGCTCCCTCTTCGCAACAGGGGAAAGAGGCGAATTCAGCCATGGATGTGGGCTGTGATCGCTGTTCTGGCTGTTGTTGCCTTGTTTTTCTTGGGGAATAACAGCTCTTTGAGATCTTGGCTCCAAGGTTCTGCTTATTGA
- the LOC107622625 gene encoding immunoglobulin A1 protease autotransporter isoform X1, with protein sequence MTEEEVVNVRGGEISDSSDGDRHNIKVKYCNGDAAHENGSVAGDGDGAVVSGNGGGDSGASDLIVVVEDKVEGKALGESDVTVSEASPVAECECEEAVNKEEENDLEEKTEISNGTIPVGWGGQNDEGSVVVLEDNAKEVNETITCDHELAVQNGAKSEIRDGVDEVNGADANGIQQNGEIHGDEKKEPVTVVEVDRTDGNNGSHSELESVAVENCVVNKEVSVTMDVNEFADKDGESKSAEKAQLEAVDSGGGIEEGGGSVLEGTTESTSDAVSDEKAVAQEVTDREFTNVVNGDDQNGSAETEKDEIPIGIDGVHVSVDVKECAGEDAHTGSDVEKSEAEAVTDSNNVDKSVAGGDVQNGSAEQELSNGVHVEGGSGCEFEKPEEESGEELVDKVEDSSALNNSNISGHGIVVPEANANVMESEAEPSKIAMESDPEPSNLVVEREAEPSNAAVESEPEPSIIAVESDAEPSNVPLQSEPEPLTTLVEREGEPSKIVADGEPEPSNTLVENEAEPTKVAAESEAEPTKVAAESEAEPTKVAAESEAEPTKVAESEAEPTKVAAESEAEPTKVAAESEAEPTKVAAESEAEPTKVAAESEAEPTKVAAESEVDSTKIAVESEAEPSNFTVESKAEPSDVAIGSEAEPSKIAVESEAEPEAEPSAEGVLCVEREAGNVGDEETKLTEEGSNTDAVDVQNMGSEVVKRPFYYLIRIPRYDDDENIKEQIKIAIQQVEEKTRIRDEIRSESQNKKATCKEYNQEFRAAITAERAARDTLKSKRQEMDLVQATMNRLNNAISVGDIDGKIRNMEHMIEHETLPLKEEKQLIRQIKQLKQNREELSSSMAKQDQSQKSLDDKENIEESSKKLQLLKKEIELLRSNVQKAEAATKAAKKKYEDECNILNEISTRFKFADDVRQEAYAKLQTLKKQFHLKSKYFWEYKNASKKGQDLAAEGKKEELQCFCMDQVERMMELWNKNDEFRRDYVRCNTRSTLRRLQTLDGRSLGPDEEPPVIPSFLPERVSKDNSSVSQSTLDQEKKPTPAESVNKKAESAPKAVEQKTEKSQTTKAKKAAKATPLEKSVAAIPRWADEPEDIPEEPVRTKEEEEQILKAEIARKEEEAAKLKEKRRLEEIEKAKEAMLRKQRNAEKAQQRAALKAQKEAEQKEKEREKRLRKKERRKAASTETAENTEQEPTPISETVTRSTEECVQSEKPVEVTRRSQYTRQSKAKSMPLPLRNRGKRRIQPWMWAVIAVLAVVALFFLGNNSSLRSWLQGSAY encoded by the exons ATGACGGAGGAGGAGGTGGTGAACGTGCGCGGCGGCGAAATCTCCGATTCCAGCGACGGCGATCGGCACAATATCAAGGTTAAGTACTGCAATGGCGATGCTGCTCACGAGAACGGTAGTGTCGCTGGCGACGGCGACGGGGCCGTCGTCTCCGGGAATGGCGGCGGTGATTCCGGTGCCTCGGATCTCATCGTCGTGGTAGAGGACAAGGTGGAAGGAAAGGCTCTTGGTGAGTCTGATGTGACGGTTTCTGAGGCTTCTCCTGTAGCTGAATGCGAGTGCGAAGAAGCGGTTAATAAGGAGGAGGAGAATGATTTGGAAGAGAAAACGGAAATTAGTAATGGAACAATCCCTGTCGGTTGGGGCGGTCAAAATGACGAGGGATCTGTTGTCGTTTTGGAAGACAATGCGAAGGAGGTTAATGAGACAATAACTTGCGATCATGAATTGGCTGTTCAAAACGGTGCGAAGAGCGAGATTCGCGATGGCGTTGATGAAGTCAACGGTGCTGATGCGAATGGAATTCAGCAAAACGGTGAGATTCACGGCGACGAGAAAAAGGAACCTGTGACCGTTGTAGAAGTAGATCGTACTGATGGGAACAATGGTAGTCACAGCGAATTGGAAAGTGTGGCTGTTGAAAACTGTGTGGTGAATAAGGAAGTTTCAGTTACTATGGATGTGAATGAGTTTGCTGATAAAGATGGTGAAAGCAAATCAGCGGAGAAGGCGCAGCTGGAGGCTGTTGATTCAGGTGGTGGAATTGAGGAAGGTGGAGGGAGTGTGTTGGAAGGAACAACTGAATCTACCTCTGATGCTGTTTCAGATGAGAAGGCTGTTGCACAGGAAGTAACAGATCGTGAATTCACGAATGTCGTTAACGGAGATGATCAAAATGGTTCTGCAGAAACTGAGAAGGATGAGATTCCTATTGGCATTGATGGAGTGCATGTTTCTGTAGATGTGAAGGAATGTGCTGGTGAAGATGCTCACACCGGTTCGGATGTGGAGAAGTCTGAGGCTGAGGCTGTAACTGATTCAAATAATGTGGATAAGAGTGTTGCTGGAGGTGATGTTCAAAACGGTTCAGCTGAGCAGGAATTGAGCAATGGGGTTCATGTTGAAGGTGGGTCTGGCTGCGAATTTGAGAAGCCTGAGGAGGAATCAGGAGAAGAACTGGTTGACAAAGTAGAAGACTCATCGGCCTTGAACAATTCAAATATATCTGGACATGGTATTGTTGTGCCTGAGGCTAATGCCAATGTGATGGAGAGTGAAGCTGAACCTTCAAAGATTGCAATGGAGAGTGATCCTGAGCCTTCAAATCTTGTTGTTGAGAGAGAAGCCGAACCTTCAAATGCTGCAGTTGAGAGTGAACCTGAGCCTTCAATCATTGCAGTTGAGAGTGATGCTGAACCTTCAAACGTTCCACTGCAGAGTGAACCTGAGCCATTGACCACTTTGGTCGAGCGTGAAGGTGAGCCTTCAAAAATTGTAGCTGATGGTGAACCTGAGCCTTCAAACACTCTGGTGGAGAATGAAGCTGAGCCTACGAAGGTTGCTGCTGAGAGTGAAGCTGAACCTACGAAGGTTGCCGCTGAGAGTGAAGCTGAACCTACGAAGGTTGCCGCTGAGAGTGAAGCTGAGCCTACGAAGGTTGCTGAGAGTGAAGCTGAGCCTACGAAGGTTGCTGCTGAGAGTGAAGCTGAGCCTACGAAGGTTGCCGCCGAGAGTGAAGCTGAACCTACGAAGGTTGCTGCCGAGAGTGAAGCTGAACCTACGAAGGTTGCTGCTGAGAGTGAAGCTGAGCCTACGAAGGTTGCTGCTGAGAGTGAAGTTGACTCTACAAAGATTGCAGTTGAGAGTGAAGCTGAGCCTTCAAACTTCACAGTTGAGAGTAAAGCTGAGCCTTCAGATGTTGCAATTGGGAGTGAAGCTGAGCCTTCAAAGATTGCCGTGGAGAGTGAAGCTGAACCTGAAGCTGAACCTTCAGCTGAAGGTGTACTTTGTGTCGAACGTGAAGCTGGCAATGTTGGAGATGAAGAGACAAAACTAACTGAAGAAGGATCTAATACTGATGCTGTGGATGTACAAAATATGGGATCAGAGGTAGTGAAAAGGCCATTTTACTATTTGATCAGGATACCAAGATACGATGATGATGAAAATATAAAAGAACAGATAAAGATTGCTATCCAACAAGTAGAAGAGAAGACTAGGATTCGGGATGAAATTCGATCCGAAAGCCAGAATAAAAAG GCCACATGTAAGGAGTACAATCAAGAATTTAGAGCTGCAATAACAGCAGAAAGGGCTGCTCGGGACACACTCAAATCCAAACGCCAAGAAATGGATTTGGTTCAAGCCACAATGAACAGATTAAACAATGCAATTTCTGTTGGGGATATAGATGGCAAG ATAAGAAACATGGAACACATGATTGAGCATGAAACACTCCCTCTAAAAGAGGAAAAGCAATTGATACGTCAGATCAAACAATTGAAGCAGAATCGGGAGGAGCTGTCTTCTAGTATGGCGAAGCAGGATCAATCACAGAAATCTCTAGACGACAAGGAAAATATTGAAGAGAGCTCAAAG AAATTACAACTTTTGAAGAAGGAAATAGAATTGCTTAGAAGTAATGTTCAGAAGGCAGAGGCAGCAACCAAAGCTGCAAAGAAGAAATATGAAGATGAATGCAACATATTGAATGAGATATCAACTCGGTTTAAGTTTGCTGATGACGTTCGCCAAGAAGCATATGCGAAATTACAGACTTTGAAGAAACAATTCCATTTGAAG AGCAAATACTTTTGGGAATACAAAAATGCTTCGAAGAAAGGGCAGGACCTAGCCGCAGAAGGGAAGAAAGAGGAACTGCAATGCTTCTGTATGGATCAG GTTGAGCGAATGATGGAGCTGTGGAACAAAAATGATGAGTTCAGAAGGGACTATGTACGGTGCAACACCAGGAGTACACTAAGGAGATTGCAAACCCTGGATGGCCGATCACTGGGTCCTGATGAAGAGCCACCAGTAATTCCGAGTTTCTTACCCGAAAGAGTATCCAAAGATAATTCTTCAGTCTCGCAATCAACTCTCGATCAAGAAAAGAAACCAACACCAGCAGAATCTGTTAATAAAAAGGCTGAATCAGCCCCAAAGGCAGTGGAACAAAAAACTGAAAAAAGTCAGACAACCAAAGCTAAAAAGGCTGCAAAAGCCACTCCTTTGGAGAAGTCAGTGGCTGCAATTCCTCGATGGGCAGATGAGCCTGAAGATATACCTGAAGAACCAGTGCGAACAAAGGAGGAAGAGGAGCAGATCTTAAAGGCCGAAATTGCAAGAAAGGAAGAGGAAGCAGCGAAGTTGAAGGAAAAGCGAAGGCTAGAGGAAATTGAGAAAGCTAAGGAGGCAATGCTTCGGAAACAGCGTAATGCTGAGAAAGCCCAACAAAGGGCTGCCTTAAAGGCACAAAAAGAAGCCGAACAGAAAGAAAAG GAAAGGGAGAAGAGATtaaggaagaaggaaagaagaaaggctGCTTCCACTGAAACAGCAGAAAACACAGAACAAGAACCTACTCCTATCTCTGAGACTGTAACAAGGAGTACGGAAGAATGTGTTCAGAGTGAAAAACCGGTTGAGGTAACAAGAAGATCACAATATACAAGGCAGAGCAAGGCAAAATCTATGCCGCTCCCTCTTCGCAACAGGGGAAAGAGGCGAATTCAGCCATGGATGTGGGCTGTGATCGCTGTTCTGGCTGTTGTTGCCTTGTTTTTCTTGGGGAATAACAGCTCTTTGAGATCTTGGCTCCAAGGTTCTGCTTATTGA